The DNA window ACtaattgaataaatgaaataaacttGTGTACCTatacttatataaaatatatacataactatAAAGTATACATGTAcaatacatatactatatatatatatatatacatatatgtacaacTAAGTAGAACCATTTAATGTTACAAACGCATTGTGAACACTTTTTATGacaaatgcaaactaaaagaaaaactatCTAGGAAAATGTCAACACCTGTCTTTGTTAATTGCCACAAcctacagcaacaaaaagcaacaagctaCCTAAAAccgaaattaataaaataaaaacataaatgatGTGCATACTGCATTTAGCGAATTTGCCAATTACACTCAGgccatatgtatataatatatatttacaattgcaCACATAATTGATGTTTACATTTTCGTGTTTTCTTTGGCACTGCAGCTCGATTGAAATTTTTCTCTGAAAGTCAATcgcttttaaattgtttttattatttttggtgcATCAAAgttataattaacatttatgaTCTGCTTTTCAAGTACTTATTatgacatttaaaaaattatcgGCTCATATAAAGAGCATCGATTGGTTTTCATACAGGCAAATTTCTTATCGATGTTTCGATAGGCTTGCAACTAGTCCATGAGTAGTCAGCTGCAATTGGAATCTAAAAggaattgtttgttgttggtaaGCTGTCtgtaaaaatattcaacataTTGGAAgttgattaaataattgtttatttattatagtaaAGTGAACCGGAACCATGAACCAGGATCTCATCACTGGCATCACTTATAAATACGTGCTTTTAAGCCCAAGTTGACTCCCGTGCTTGAGCGCAGGACTATTTTAATCGACGGCTGCAGCTCAGCGCCCAGCGGCAACAATTCAAAATGACGCAGCATTTTGATAACAATTGTCTTCAGTTCGTACAAGGCAAAGCGTTGGCCAATACAATTCCGTGGACCCGCACTAAAGGGCAGATAACTGTAACTCGTTTCAGTGTCTAAATGACGCTCGGGCCAAAAGCGCATCGGCTGCTGATACACCTGCTCATCTCGCAGCAGTTGCCAGAGCAGCACAATGACATTACTACCAGCTGGAACTTGAGCGCCATTAGCTGTCAATAGTAATGGGTAACCAATTGCTGTGCAATTATTTGACAGTCAAATACTAACTAACCGAGAGGTAAATCCTTTTCCAGACAGCGTCCCACAGCTGGTATGGGCGGATAAAGACGCAATGACTCCTTGACCACGCAGTGTAAATAGTTGAGCGCCGCGAAGTCTGCATAAACCACAGCACGTTGCATATTGTCGCCGAAGTGCGCCTGCAGCTCTTGAAACAGTCGTTGCTGCACTGCTGCATGTCGCGACAGCAGATACAGACAACAGGATGCAGCAGATGTGGTCGTGTCATGGCCCTCAAAGATGAATGTGCTCACCTCATCACGTATCTGAGAATCTGTTAAAGCGACGCCTTCCACACGCGCCTGTAGTAACGTGTCCAAGAGGGCAGTGCGCCTGTTGAGCGTTAGCGGCTCttccaattgttgctgttgctgcaacagctggcGACGTCGATTTATAAGCTGCTCGGTAAAGTTATGCAGGCGGCGTATGCCGGCGCGCTGCTTCTGATAACCACTGCGCCAGCAGAGACGAAACAGCAACGGAGGCAGCAAATGTGGACGCATAAAGCGTGTGGCCAGAATATTGGTAACACTAAAGAAAGTAAGCATAAgctttagaaattaaaatctTTAACTAAAAGTCATTACTCCTTGACAGCCTGCACCACTGGCGAGTCCATATCCTGCTGCGCATTGATGCTCACACCCATGGCTGCCTCAACAATAATGTCCAGCGTTGCTAAACACATATAGGGATATATATTGAGCGACTGTTGACAGTTGTCatcctgctgctgccgctgctgcagctgctcaatcAGCACATTGCACTGCCTGTCGAACACCTCAATGTACTGCTCCAGTATGCTGAAGTGAAATGTGGGCGTTATTAATTTACGCATTGTATGCCATGCCGCACCCCGACTTAGCAGCAGACCATTGCCCAGCCAACTGCTGAGTGCGCCATATACAATGCtcttgcgcagctgctgctgacttagCAGCAATGCATTCACCAGACTAGGATCAGCGGTTACCAGCATAATTCGGCCGCAAACGGTGGCCACAAAACTGCGTCCGTAAAGCCGCACATATTCGGCAAACTTCACATGCAAATCTACGCAAGATAAAGTTAAGCAACTGTATATCGATCTGTGCTGTTTTCCACTCACTATCCGGCTGAAAGTCGCGCATCTGCCAGAGTGCGCCAATCAGTGGCACTCGCGATACATTGGGCGCCACACatagcagctgctggcgctgtcgTCGTTCCAGCAGCAATAGTTGACCCACACTGCGTattagcaatagcaacaaagcGCTTACTAtcagcaacagtagcagcatTATCAAAAcgctataatataaatttgatatgcatatgcaaaagCAACGATAATTTgctattatataataaaattaaaaatcagccgctgctgctaactCACCATATTAAAGACACAATCGCAACTGTTTAaaacaatacaattaaatagtATATTTAAAGCCCGCAAATTTGTAACTGCATGCAACCCGCTGAAGCTGCAACTAATGTACTTTGACTGTTAACTTCAAATGTTGACTTTACTAGCAACTGCTAAATTTTTAGAGCAAGGCACAAAGTTCAAACAAGAATTTTAGCAATACATAAAATTAGCTTCAGCCTACTAATCAAGTTTTAAAGGCAATTAATTGCCACACTTTTAACTTTGCTTAAATCGTCAAAGTTGCAATAACAGCGGCAGCTGTTAAGAGACTGCCGCACTGTTAAATACGCTGTAAAGTCAAATGCATAAAGTTGCATTAGCAGCGGTGGCTGTAAACAGACTGCAGGACCGTTACATACGCTGTAAATCAAAATGTAAGAAAGTACAAACAACAAGTAACATTGCGCGCGAAATTCAGAtgcatgtttaatttataaaaagtgtataaaaataattcaaataaatagcaagtaacaaatcaaatgaagCTAATATGCTCTCTTTGCAATTAAAGCAGAGATCAACTAATAGGCAGCTGTCCTCTTATCAGCTGTCATGCAATTGTAAACAGCGAGTAaagcttaattgaaaaataaatacatatgtacatacacttATGGCTTGATACGCTACTACGAACGTGGGCGTAAGCCCATGTGCATGCCATTTTTGGAACGTAGCACTAGACTAAGCGTACAAATGGGCTCCGGGCCCAGCGGCAGTAGCTCAAAGTGCCTTAAGGTCTTGCTAATGGTGCTCTTCATTTCCAGTATGGCAAACTTCTGACCAATGCAGTTGCGTGGACCCGCCGAGAATGGTATATAGGCATAGGGATGAG is part of the Drosophila busckii strain San Diego stock center, stock number 13000-0081.31 chromosome X, ASM1175060v1, whole genome shotgun sequence genome and encodes:
- the LOC108606770 gene encoding cytochrome P450 4ae1: MLLLLLIVSALLLLLIRSVGQLLLLERRQRQQLLCVAPNVSRVPLIGALWQMRDFQPDNLHVKFAEYVRLYGRSFVATVCGRIMLVTADPSLVNALLLSQQQLRKSIVYGALSSWLGNGLLLSRGAAWHTMRKLITPTFHFSILEQYIEVFDRQCNVLIEQLQQRQQQDDNCQQSLNIYPYMCLATLDIIVEAAMGVSINAQQDMDSPVVQAVKDVTNILATRFMRPHLLPPLLFRLCWRSGYQKQRAGIRRLHNFTEQLINRRRQLLQQQQQLEEPLTLNRRTALLDTLLQARVEGVALTDSQIRDEVSTFIFEGHDTTTSAASCCLYLLSRHAAVQQRLFQELQAHFGDNMQRAVVYADFAALNYLHCVVKESLRLYPPIPAVGRCLEKDLPLANGAQVPAGSNVIVLLWQLLRDEQVYQQPMRFWPERHLDTETSYSYLPFSAGPRNCIGQRFALYELKTIVIKMLRHFELLPLGAELQPSIKIVLRSSTGVNLGLKARIYK